A genomic stretch from Desulfolutivibrio sulfodismutans DSM 3696 includes:
- a CDS encoding ABC transporter ATP-binding protein gives MLLSVENLHVKYGNIEALHGITFHVNRGEIVTLIGANGAGKTTTLLTVMRLPPPEAPKVTQGDIRYDGQSLLSVETHDVVRKLHMDLAPEGRRIFGNLTVMENLNLATYARTDSPEARAKDLDRVFTLFPRLSERRKQRSESLSGGEQQMLAVGRALMTGCDFILLDEPSMGLAPLLMYEMFRTLKKLNEEGMTILLVEQNAKVALDFAHRGYVLDTGEIVAQGSSEELRHDPMVKKAYLGG, from the coding sequence ATGCTTCTTTCCGTCGAGAATCTGCACGTCAAATACGGCAACATCGAGGCCCTGCACGGCATCACCTTTCATGTGAACCGCGGGGAGATCGTCACGCTCATCGGGGCCAACGGCGCGGGCAAGACCACCACGCTTCTGACCGTCATGCGCCTGCCGCCCCCCGAGGCCCCCAAGGTCACCCAGGGCGATATCCGTTACGACGGCCAGAGCCTGCTTTCCGTCGAGACCCACGACGTGGTGCGCAAGCTGCACATGGACCTGGCCCCGGAAGGCCGCCGCATTTTCGGCAACCTCACGGTCATGGAAAACCTGAACCTGGCCACCTACGCCCGTACGGACAGCCCCGAGGCCAGGGCCAAGGATCTGGACCGGGTGTTCACCCTGTTCCCGCGCCTGTCCGAACGGCGCAAACAGCGCAGCGAGTCCCTGTCCGGCGGCGAACAGCAGATGTTGGCCGTGGGCCGGGCGCTTATGACCGGCTGCGACTTCATCCTGCTCGACGAACCGTCCATGGGACTGGCGCCGCTACTCATGTACGAGATGTTTCGGACGCTTAAAAAGCTCAACGAAGAGGGCATGACCATCCTGCTCGTCGAACAAAACGCCAAGGTGGCCCTGGATTTCGCCCACCGGGGCTACGTCCTCGATACCGGCGAGATCGTGGCCCAGGGCTCCTCCGAGGAACTGCGCCACGACCCCATGGTCAAAAAAGCCTACCTGGGCGGCTAA
- the eutC gene encoding ethanolamine ammonia-lyase subunit EutC has translation MTCADSPLDSAAKTSAPAPETAAQGATAETSGQSLDLTRFTAARVAVGLTGVSLPTAAHLAFLADHAMARDAVHLPVDVPGLLQELAEAGLPSLSLRSRAGDRREYLLRPDLGRRLDNDSAAMVARAAHEGALAGSNRPDLALVVADGLSAPAVMRQAVPFLREFLPRCRSRGYRLAMGTYVRFGRVAVADEVGELCRARTTVILIGERPGLTSPDSLGVYLTFGPKVGNTDERRNCISNVRPEGLPHAEAAATLDHLLHLALTRELTGVMLKDDRPLAVGNAAASVPGVAAGKGERRGDGVS, from the coding sequence ATGACCTGCGCTGATTCGCCCTTGGACAGCGCCGCGAAGACGTCCGCCCCTGCGCCCGAAACCGCCGCCCAGGGCGCGACGGCGGAAACGTCCGGCCAGAGCCTGGACCTGACCCGGTTCACCGCCGCCCGGGTGGCCGTGGGGCTGACCGGGGTAAGCCTGCCCACCGCCGCGCATCTGGCCTTTCTGGCCGACCACGCCATGGCCCGGGACGCGGTGCATCTGCCCGTGGACGTGCCCGGGCTTTTGCAGGAGCTTGCCGAGGCGGGGCTGCCATCCCTGTCGCTTCGCAGCCGGGCCGGGGATCGCCGGGAATACCTGCTGCGGCCGGACCTGGGACGCCGTCTCGACAACGATTCGGCGGCCATGGTGGCGCGCGCCGCCCACGAGGGGGCGCTTGCCGGGTCAAATCGTCCCGATCTGGCCCTGGTGGTGGCCGACGGACTGTCCGCCCCGGCGGTGATGCGCCAGGCCGTGCCGTTTTTGAGGGAATTTTTGCCGCGCTGCCGCAGCCGGGGTTACCGCCTGGCCATGGGAACCTATGTGCGTTTCGGCCGGGTGGCCGTGGCCGACGAAGTCGGCGAACTGTGCCGGGCCAGGACCACGGTCATCCTCATCGGCGAACGCCCGGGGTTGACCTCCCCGGACAGCCTGGGCGTCTACCTGACGTTTGGCCCCAAGGTGGGCAATACCGACGAGCGGCGCAACTGCATCTCCAACGTCCGGCCCGAGGGCCTGCCCCACGCCGAGGCCGCCGCCACCCTGGACCATCTGCTGCATCTGGCCCTGACCCGGGAGCTGACCGGGGTCATGCTCAAGGACGACCGCCCCCTGGCCGTGGGGAACGCCGCCGCGAGCGTGCCGGGCGTGGCTGCAGGAAAGGGGGAGCGCCGGGGGGATGGGGTGTCGTAA
- a CDS encoding branched-chain amino acid ABC transporter permease, whose amino-acid sequence MLQSFIQNIFNALQWGSFYSLIALGYCLVYGVLLLINFAHGDIFMVGAYIAFYVCMLFLGKFGIIPGMPGWLVLALAVPLTMMLTAVVGVTLERVAYRPLRRKGVNRLYVVITALMCGLILEHANLALLGASRRSFPTLIPTTVYNIAGVNITNVKLGVILVAVLAFFFLRFVVVKTKIGMAMRAISYDRFAVPLMGIPADSVIVFTFVLGSGFAGLAGLLFAVTYPVLDPYMGALIGWKAFIAAVVGGIGSIRGAFAGGFLLGFVEIMVVAFFPSTLRDLIAFTILLLILSVKPTGLFGVARRTKI is encoded by the coding sequence TTGCTTCAATCGTTTATCCAAAATATCTTCAATGCCCTGCAGTGGGGGAGCTTTTATTCCCTCATCGCCCTGGGCTACTGTCTCGTCTACGGCGTACTGCTCCTGATCAACTTCGCCCACGGCGACATCTTCATGGTCGGGGCGTACATCGCCTTTTACGTGTGCATGCTTTTTCTGGGCAAGTTCGGGATCATTCCCGGCATGCCCGGCTGGCTGGTCCTGGCCCTGGCCGTGCCGCTGACCATGATGCTCACCGCCGTGGTGGGCGTCACCCTGGAGCGGGTGGCCTATCGGCCGCTTCGCCGCAAGGGCGTCAACCGGCTCTACGTGGTCATCACCGCGCTCATGTGCGGGCTTATCCTGGAGCACGCCAACCTGGCGCTTCTGGGCGCCAGCCGCCGCAGTTTCCCCACGCTCATTCCCACGACGGTCTACAACATCGCCGGGGTCAACATCACCAACGTCAAACTGGGCGTCATCCTGGTGGCCGTCCTGGCCTTTTTCTTCCTGCGCTTCGTGGTGGTCAAGACCAAGATCGGCATGGCCATGCGGGCCATCTCCTACGACCGGTTCGCCGTGCCGCTCATGGGCATCCCGGCCGACAGCGTCATCGTCTTCACCTTCGTCCTGGGTTCCGGGTTCGCGGGGCTGGCCGGGCTTTTGTTCGCCGTGACCTATCCGGTGCTCGACCCCTACATGGGGGCGCTTATCGGCTGGAAGGCGTTTATTGCGGCCGTGGTGGGCGGCATCGGCTCCATTCGGGGGGCCTTTGCCGGAGGCTTTTTGCTGGGGTTCGTGGAGATCATGGTGGTGGCCTTTTTTCCCTCCACCCTGCGTGACCTCATCGCGTTCACCATTTTGCTCCTCATTTTGTCGGTCAAGCCCACCGGACTCTTCGGCGTGGCGCGACGGACCAAGATTTAG
- the ald gene encoding alanine dehydrogenase has product MIIGIPKEIKTLESRVSMTPGAVETLTRRGHTVLVESGAGKGSGLPDEQYAAAGAKLTDAAGAWGAEMVIKVKEPIAAEYQYLRKGLLLFTYLHLAADKPLTEVLLKSGTIGIAYETVQLPGGGLPLLLPMSEVAGRMAPQVGAHHLEKSEGGRGLLLGGVPGVPQASVVILGAGVVGTNAAKIAMGMGAQVTVLDVNHSRLQYLDDIYQGRIVTVSSNEPNIRKAVTYADLLIGAVLITGAKAPRLVTRDMIGTMKEGSVIVDVAVDQGGCVETIKATTHAAPTYLVDGVVHYGVANMPGAVPRTSTYALCNQTLPYAMKLAQKGVEALHEDRSLALGLNTYLGELTYGAVGEAFGMPSTTVEKVLGLA; this is encoded by the coding sequence ATGATTATTGGAATTCCTAAAGAAATCAAGACTTTGGAGAGCCGGGTGTCCATGACCCCGGGCGCGGTGGAAACCTTGACCCGGCGTGGACACACCGTGTTGGTGGAGTCCGGCGCGGGCAAGGGCAGCGGGCTTCCCGACGAACAGTATGCGGCCGCCGGGGCCAAACTGACCGACGCCGCCGGGGCCTGGGGCGCGGAAATGGTCATCAAGGTCAAGGAACCCATTGCGGCGGAATACCAATATCTGCGCAAGGGCCTGCTTCTTTTCACCTATCTGCATCTGGCTGCGGACAAGCCCCTGACCGAGGTGCTGCTCAAGTCCGGGACCATCGGCATCGCCTATGAGACCGTGCAGTTGCCCGGCGGCGGGCTGCCGCTGCTTCTGCCCATGAGCGAAGTGGCCGGACGCATGGCCCCCCAGGTGGGCGCGCATCATCTGGAGAAATCCGAAGGCGGCCGGGGACTTCTGCTGGGCGGCGTGCCCGGCGTGCCCCAGGCCTCGGTGGTCATCCTCGGCGCGGGCGTGGTGGGCACCAACGCGGCCAAGATCGCCATGGGCATGGGCGCGCAGGTCACCGTGCTCGACGTCAACCATTCCCGCCTGCAGTATCTCGACGACATCTACCAGGGCCGCATCGTCACCGTGTCCTCCAACGAGCCCAACATCCGCAAGGCCGTGACCTACGCCGACCTGCTCATCGGCGCGGTGCTCATCACCGGGGCCAAGGCCCCCCGTCTGGTGACCCGGGACATGATCGGGACCATGAAGGAAGGCTCGGTCATCGTGGACGTGGCCGTGGACCAGGGCGGGTGCGTGGAGACCATCAAGGCCACCACCCATGCCGCCCCCACCTATCTGGTGGACGGCGTGGTGCATTACGGCGTGGCCAACATGCCGGGTGCGGTGCCGCGCACCTCCACCTACGCCCTGTGCAACCAGACCCTGCCCTATGCCATGAAGCTGGCCCAAAAGGGCGTGGAGGCCCTGCACGAGGACCGCTCCCTGGCCCTGGGCCTGAACACCTATCTGGGCGAACTGACCTATGGGGCCGTGGGCGAGGCCTTCGGCATGCCCTCGACCACGGTTGAGAAGGTTCTGGGCCTGGCCTAG
- the gatB gene encoding Asp-tRNA(Asn)/Glu-tRNA(Gln) amidotransferase subunit GatB: protein MSRYEAVIGLEVHAQLRTKSKIFCSCSTAFGADPNENVCAVCSGMPGVLPVLNEKVVEYAAKMGLAVGCRVNATSVFARKNYFYPDLPKGYQISQFETPICEHGRLAVTVDGAEKVVGITRIHMEEDAGKNIHSATENASYVDLNRTGVPLIEIVSEPDMRSAEEAVAYLKALRSILVYLGICDGNMEEGSFRCDANVSLRPFGQAELGTRAELKNMNSFRHVQKAIEYEIERQADMLDDGQAVIQETRLYNVDKGVTASMRGKEEAHDYRYFPDPDLVPLVVTEAQLAAWAGELPELPVARRDRFVSQYGLTPKDADVLTAERDVADYFEEAARLCNEPKKAANWIMSELLRELNQAAVTAAACPLPAAYLASLVTLVESGRISGKIGKQIFPEIFARGLDPKTYVDQQGLSQISDSSALESAVDKILADNPDEVAAYKAGKTKLMGFFVGQIMKATKGQANPALVNELLGKKLA from the coding sequence ATGTCCCGATACGAGGCGGTCATCGGTCTTGAGGTGCATGCCCAACTGCGCACCAAAAGCAAAATCTTCTGCTCCTGCTCAACGGCCTTTGGCGCGGACCCCAACGAAAACGTCTGCGCCGTGTGTTCCGGCATGCCCGGCGTGTTGCCCGTGCTCAACGAAAAGGTCGTGGAATACGCCGCCAAGATGGGGCTGGCCGTGGGCTGCCGCGTCAACGCCACCTCGGTCTTCGCCCGCAAGAACTATTTCTATCCCGATCTGCCCAAAGGATATCAGATATCCCAGTTCGAGACGCCGATTTGCGAGCATGGGCGTCTGGCCGTCACCGTGGACGGGGCGGAAAAGGTCGTGGGCATCACCCGCATCCACATGGAAGAAGACGCCGGAAAGAACATCCATTCCGCCACCGAAAACGCTAGCTATGTGGATTTGAACCGCACCGGCGTGCCGCTGATTGAAATCGTCAGCGAGCCGGACATGCGCAGCGCCGAGGAGGCCGTGGCCTATCTCAAGGCCCTGCGGTCCATCCTGGTCTACCTGGGCATCTGCGACGGCAACATGGAAGAGGGCAGTTTCCGCTGCGACGCCAACGTGAGCCTTCGGCCCTTCGGGCAGGCGGAACTCGGCACCCGGGCCGAGCTTAAAAACATGAACTCCTTCCGCCATGTCCAAAAGGCCATCGAATACGAGATCGAACGTCAGGCCGATATGTTGGACGACGGCCAAGCCGTTATCCAGGAGACCCGCCTCTACAACGTCGACAAGGGCGTCACCGCCTCCATGCGCGGCAAGGAGGAGGCCCACGACTACCGCTATTTCCCGGACCCCGATCTGGTGCCCCTGGTGGTGACCGAGGCCCAGCTCGCCGCCTGGGCGGGCGAGCTTCCCGAGCTTCCCGTGGCCCGGCGCGACCGGTTCGTCTCCCAGTACGGCCTGACCCCCAAGGACGCCGACGTGCTTACCGCCGAGCGCGACGTGGCCGATTATTTCGAGGAAGCCGCGCGGCTGTGCAACGAGCCCAAAAAGGCCGCCAACTGGATCATGTCCGAGCTTTTGCGCGAGCTCAACCAGGCCGCCGTCACCGCAGCCGCCTGTCCCCTGCCTGCGGCGTACCTGGCCAGCCTCGTCACCCTGGTGGAATCCGGCAGGATCAGCGGCAAGATCGGCAAGCAGATTTTTCCCGAAATCTTCGCCAGGGGCCTTGACCCCAAAACCTATGTGGACCAACAAGGGCTGTCGCAGATTTCCGACTCTTCGGCTCTGGAATCCGCCGTGGACAAAATCCTGGCCGACAATCCGGACGAGGTGGCCGCCTACAAGGCAGGAAAAACCAAGCTGATGGGGTTTTTCGTGGGCCAGATCATGAAGGCCACCAAGGGACAGGCCAATCCCGCCCTGGTCAACGAACTGTTGGGCAAAAAGCTGGCGTAG
- a CDS encoding ABC transporter ATP-binding protein, which yields MALLEVKDMTQYFGGLCAVTDFSVTFAGGELMGLIGPNGAGKTTVFNLISGFYQPSRGDIVFKGKNTRGLKPHKVTGLGIARTFQNIRLWFDMSVLDNILVSQYYHLGYSLWDCFLRSNRYLRRETEMRAWAMEILEALDLAQFADELPGNLPYGIQRRVEIARALSTKPDLLMLDEPAAGLNSSDVEGLIKLIAWIHKEFKLSIWMIEHQMDVVMSLCTWIKVIDFGATIAEGTPKEIRENPVVIKAYLGDDAI from the coding sequence GTGGCGCTTTTGGAAGTCAAGGACATGACCCAGTACTTCGGCGGCCTGTGCGCGGTCACCGATTTCAGCGTCACCTTTGCGGGCGGCGAACTCATGGGGCTTATCGGCCCCAACGGCGCGGGAAAGACCACGGTCTTCAACCTGATCAGCGGATTCTACCAGCCCTCGCGCGGCGACATCGTCTTCAAGGGCAAAAACACCCGGGGACTTAAGCCCCACAAGGTCACGGGCCTGGGCATCGCCCGGACCTTCCAGAACATCCGGCTGTGGTTCGACATGTCCGTTTTGGACAACATCCTGGTGTCCCAGTATTATCATCTGGGCTACAGCCTCTGGGATTGCTTTTTGCGCTCCAATCGCTACCTGCGGCGCGAAACCGAGATGCGCGCCTGGGCCATGGAGATCCTCGAAGCCCTGGATCTGGCCCAATTCGCCGATGAGCTGCCGGGCAACCTGCCCTACGGCATCCAGCGCCGGGTGGAGATCGCCCGGGCCCTGTCCACCAAACCCGATCTGCTCATGCTCGACGAGCCCGCCGCCGGACTCAACTCCTCGGACGTTGAGGGCTTAATCAAGCTCATCGCCTGGATTCACAAGGAATTCAAGCTGTCCATCTGGATGATCGAGCACCAGATGGACGTGGTCATGAGCCTGTGCACCTGGATCAAGGTCATCGATTTCGGGGCCACCATCGCCGAGGGCACGCCCAAGGAGATTCGGGAAAACCCCGTGGTCATCAAGGCCTATCTGGGAGACGACGCCATCTAG
- a CDS encoding branched-chain amino acid ABC transporter permease, which produces MKQYTIPALLALLLAVLVFVSMTGAMNVYWQSVLMFMGINIILSSSLNIINGNMGEFSCGHAGFMAVGAYVSSVLSVLLFAEGSVFGEALLPPHLAVFLFPFILVAGGVAASLVGLLVAVPSFRTRGDYLAIITIAAAYIVKSTIENINAIGGARGFMGMSKVTAAMNTTAELPWMIIWVFLGTVFSVWLIRRFIFSTLGNGVNAVCQDEIAAEIMSVNTNQVKMTAFMVSCGLAGIAGALFAHVLGYVNPGSFTILKSTEVMVMVYLGGMGSLSGSVLSAILITLLMEALRPLQIIKWIVIPLLLVLLMQFRPEGIMGNRELANIFPGLKKFYRLKG; this is translated from the coding sequence ATGAAACAGTATACCATTCCCGCGCTCCTCGCCCTGCTTCTGGCGGTGCTCGTGTTCGTGTCCATGACCGGGGCCATGAACGTCTATTGGCAGTCGGTCCTCATGTTCATGGGCATCAACATCATCCTGTCGTCGAGCCTAAACATCATCAACGGCAACATGGGCGAGTTCTCCTGCGGCCACGCCGGATTCATGGCCGTGGGGGCCTACGTGTCCTCGGTCTTGTCCGTTCTGCTCTTCGCCGAGGGCTCCGTGTTCGGCGAGGCCCTTTTGCCTCCGCACCTGGCCGTGTTCCTGTTTCCCTTCATCCTGGTCGCGGGCGGGGTGGCCGCCTCGCTGGTGGGCCTTCTGGTCGCCGTGCCGTCGTTTCGCACCCGGGGCGACTATCTGGCCATCATCACCATCGCCGCCGCCTACATCGTCAAAAGCACCATCGAGAACATCAACGCCATCGGCGGGGCCAGGGGTTTCATGGGCATGAGCAAGGTCACCGCCGCCATGAACACCACGGCCGAACTGCCCTGGATGATCATCTGGGTCTTTCTGGGCACGGTGTTCTCCGTCTGGCTCATCCGCCGCTTCATCTTCTCCACCCTGGGCAACGGGGTCAACGCCGTGTGCCAGGACGAGATCGCGGCCGAGATCATGAGCGTGAACACCAACCAGGTGAAGATGACGGCGTTTATGGTCTCCTGCGGGCTGGCGGGCATCGCCGGGGCGCTGTTCGCCCACGTGTTGGGCTACGTGAACCCTGGATCGTTCACCATCCTCAAATCCACCGAGGTCATGGTCATGGTCTATCTGGGGGGCATGGGGTCGCTGTCGGGCTCGGTGCTCTCGGCCATCCTGATCACCCTGCTCATGGAGGCGCTTCGGCCCTTGCAGATCATCAAGTGGATCGTCATCCCGCTTCTTTTGGTGCTTCTCATGCAGTTTCGTCCCGAGGGAATCATGGGCAACCGCGAGTTGGCCAACATCTTCCCCGGCTTGAAAAAATTCTACAGACTGAAGGGGTAG
- a CDS encoding outer membrane beta-barrel protein → MERRLRKTLFFLAVIGLVLCMTTAYVAAQEFKSGTAYFEPRGGVYGTFDDHVDVIATYGGALGYFIVDNLSLEAEGLGYYIDQQKIDATTVGMAAKKDAATAFGGSMMARWHMAASEQASFFVGAGAGGLWADRKVPYRGMQYSVTEQAELGATVKITDGFNIKLAGRYQHIGTFDKNGLSALGGNLGLNFTF, encoded by the coding sequence ATGGAACGGCGTCTGCGCAAAACACTTTTTTTCTTGGCGGTCATCGGTCTTGTCCTTTGCATGACCACCGCCTATGTGGCGGCCCAGGAGTTCAAATCCGGAACCGCCTATTTCGAGCCCCGGGGGGGCGTTTACGGCACCTTCGATGATCACGTTGACGTGATCGCCACCTACGGCGGCGCCCTGGGCTATTTCATCGTGGACAACCTGTCCCTTGAGGCCGAGGGCCTGGGCTACTACATCGACCAGCAGAAAATCGACGCCACCACCGTCGGGATGGCCGCCAAAAAAGACGCCGCCACGGCGTTTGGGGGCAGCATGATGGCCCGCTGGCACATGGCCGCCTCGGAGCAGGCATCCTTTTTCGTGGGGGCCGGGGCAGGCGGACTGTGGGCCGACCGCAAGGTGCCCTACCGGGGCATGCAGTACAGCGTCACCGAGCAGGCCGAACTGGGCGCGACCGTCAAGATCACCGACGGCTTCAACATCAAGCTGGCCGGACGCTACCAGCACATCGGAACCTTCGATAAAAACGGCCTGAGCGCCCTGGGCGGCAACCTGGGCCTCAATTTCACGTTTTGA
- the fliM gene encoding flagellar motor switch protein FliM, with protein sequence MSKILDQDEVDALLRGLSGGEIEAESDILEDDTGVVVFDLSNQDRIIRGRMPVLEIINDRFARLASNALANAMRKRADVNPISIDMSKFGDFMRSLPVPTSINIFKLDPLRGNAILVVDSRLVFAMVESFFGGAGSQPKIEGRDFTPIEQAIISKVVRIALENMEESWAPVHEVHIELVRSEVNPQFAAIVPPSDVVVVVTYEVELENAIGSLIVCLPYATIEPIRSKLYASFQTERLEVDHAWISRFKERLMETPVEMVIRFGETQITGRQLLSLKPGDILMLSNDEDDLLAADVQGVRKFQGIPGQVKSNKAFQIIKEEEIRYE encoded by the coding sequence ATGAGCAAGATACTGGACCAGGACGAGGTCGATGCGCTGTTGCGCGGTCTCTCCGGGGGCGAAATCGAGGCCGAGTCGGACATCCTGGAGGACGACACCGGGGTGGTGGTCTTCGACCTGTCCAACCAGGATCGCATCATCCGAGGCCGGATGCCGGTCCTTGAGATCATCAACGACCGCTTCGCCCGCCTGGCCTCCAACGCCCTGGCCAACGCCATGCGCAAGCGGGCCGACGTCAATCCCATCTCCATCGACATGTCCAAGTTCGGGGACTTCATGCGTTCCCTGCCCGTACCCACCTCCATCAACATCTTCAAGCTCGATCCCCTGCGCGGCAACGCCATCCTGGTGGTGGATTCGCGGCTGGTGTTCGCCATGGTGGAGAGTTTTTTCGGCGGCGCCGGAAGCCAGCCCAAGATCGAGGGCCGGGACTTCACCCCCATTGAGCAGGCCATCATCAGCAAGGTGGTGCGCATCGCCCTGGAAAACATGGAGGAGTCCTGGGCCCCGGTGCATGAGGTGCATATCGAACTGGTGCGCTCGGAGGTCAACCCCCAGTTTGCGGCCATCGTGCCGCCAAGCGACGTGGTGGTGGTGGTGACCTACGAGGTGGAGCTGGAAAACGCCATCGGGTCGCTGATCGTGTGCCTGCCCTACGCCACCATCGAGCCCATCCGCTCCAAGCTCTACGCCTCGTTCCAGACCGAACGCCTGGAGGTGGACCACGCCTGGATCTCGCGTTTCAAGGAGCGGCTCATGGAGACGCCGGTGGAGATGGTCATCCGCTTCGGGGAGACCCAGATCACCGGCCGCCAGCTTTTGAGCCTGAAACCCGGGGACATTTTGATGCTCAGTAACGACGAGGACGACCTTTTGGCGGCCGATGTCCAGGGCGTGCGCAAGTTCCAGGGCATCCCGGGCCAGGTCAAGTCCAACAAGGCCTTCCAGATCATCAAGGAAGAAGAAATCCGCTACGAATAG
- a CDS encoding ABC transporter substrate-binding protein, giving the protein MKKSLLGALALVLLTALPAFAADSIKLGFNIPMTGDIPDVGESSKNSAEMLKKKINDAGGLDIGGKKYTLEFVYEDNESKAESALSAARKLITQDKVLGIIGPQSSKQAVPAGEASNELKAPMISPWSTNPNTTKGRPFVFRGCFLDTFQGPVAAKFATEEFGAKKAAVIYDIASDYPKGLAEDFKAAFEKINGPGSVVAFETFTTKDVDFSAQLTNIAKSGADVLFTPQYYNEVPLIVKQAKSMGFNKPVLGSDSWGSGDLMGLCGDDCKGLFFVTHYAAAGAKGKTKEFIDEYTKLYNKTPDDVAALTWDSINLMLDGVKRMGPITGDMEKDRDALRKAMTSTKDFDGITGQMSFNPEGDHDPVKCAVVVKIDDAGKFGFYKSVCPN; this is encoded by the coding sequence ATGAAAAAGTCCCTGCTTGGCGCCCTGGCGCTGGTCCTTCTGACGGCATTGCCCGCGTTTGCCGCCGACAGCATCAAACTCGGGTTCAACATCCCCATGACCGGCGACATCCCGGATGTGGGCGAGTCGTCCAAAAATTCGGCCGAGATGCTCAAGAAAAAGATCAATGACGCTGGCGGCCTCGACATCGGCGGCAAGAAGTACACCCTGGAATTCGTGTATGAGGACAACGAGTCCAAGGCCGAGTCGGCCCTGTCCGCCGCCCGCAAGCTCATCACCCAGGACAAGGTTCTGGGCATCATCGGACCCCAGTCCAGCAAGCAGGCCGTTCCCGCTGGCGAGGCGTCCAACGAGCTGAAGGCCCCCATGATCTCCCCCTGGTCCACCAACCCCAACACCACCAAGGGCCGTCCCTTCGTCTTCCGGGGCTGCTTTTTGGACACCTTCCAGGGCCCCGTGGCCGCCAAGTTCGCCACCGAGGAGTTCGGCGCGAAAAAGGCTGCCGTGATCTACGACATCGCCAGCGACTATCCCAAGGGCCTGGCTGAGGATTTCAAGGCCGCCTTCGAGAAGATCAACGGCCCCGGCTCCGTGGTGGCCTTTGAGACCTTCACCACCAAGGACGTGGATTTCTCCGCCCAGTTGACCAACATCGCCAAGTCCGGCGCGGACGTGCTGTTCACCCCGCAGTATTACAATGAAGTGCCGCTGATCGTGAAGCAGGCCAAGTCCATGGGCTTCAACAAGCCGGTCCTGGGCAGCGACTCCTGGGGCAGCGGCGACCTGATGGGCCTGTGCGGCGACGACTGCAAGGGCCTTTTCTTCGTCACCCACTACGCCGCCGCCGGCGCCAAGGGCAAGACCAAGGAATTCATCGACGAGTACACCAAGCTCTACAACAAGACCCCCGACGACGTGGCCGCCCTGACCTGGGACTCCATCAACCTGATGCTCGACGGCGTCAAGCGCATGGGCCCCATCACCGGCGACATGGAGAAGGACCGCGACGCCCTGCGCAAGGCCATGACCTCCACCAAGGACTTCGACGGCATCACCGGCCAGATGTCCTTTAATCCCGAGGGCGATCACGACCCGGTCAAGTGCGCCGTGGTGGTCAAGATCGACGACGCGGGCAAGTTCGGCTTCTACAAGTCGGTGTGCCCGAACTAA